In Agrococcus jenensis, the genomic window CAGGGTCGAGCGTGAGCGTGTCGCCGTCGCGCACGACGGTGACACCGTGGAGCTCGAGCAGGCCCTGCACGACGCGCACGTCGCTGATCTCCGGGACGCTGCGCAGCTCGCTCGGCGTCTCGCCCAGGAGCGCCGCGACCATCGCCTTCGTGACGAGGTTCTTGGCGCCCTTCATCTGGATGCGGCCGTTGAGCGGCTTGCCGCCGCGCACGGTGATGCGGTCGACGTTCATGCCGACGGCTGCGCCGGCATTCTTCGAGAACTCGGTCAGGTTCACGCTGTTCCTTCCCTGACGGGCTGCGTCGTGGGCATCCACGCCGGTCGGTTGGCTTCGAACGCGGTGATCGCGTCCTCATCTCGGAGGGTCAGGGCGATGTCGTCGAGGCCCTCGAGCAGGCGCCAGCGAGTGTAGTCATCGATCTGGAAGTCGTGCGTGACGCCACCCGCGGTCGCGGTGCGCGCCTCGAGGTCGACGGTCACGGGCTCGCCCGGGTTCGCCTTCGCGACCGCCCAGAGCGCCTCCATGGCGCTCTCGGAGATCTGCCCGACGAGCAGCCCCTGCTTGCCCGCGTTGCCGCGGAAGATCTCGCCGAAGCGCGGGCCGAGCACGGCGGTGATGCCGAAGTCGCGCAGCGCCCAGACGGCGTGCTCGCGGCTCGAGCCGGTGCCGAAGTCGTGGCCGACGACGAGCACGCCGCCGTGGCGGTAGGGCTCCTGGTTGAGCACGAACGTGGGGTCCTGGCGCCACGAGTGGAAGAG contains:
- the leuD gene encoding 3-isopropylmalate dehydratase small subunit — its product is MDKIRTLTGPIIPLERSNVDTDQIIPAVFLKRVTKTGYDDALFHSWRQDPTFVLNQEPYRHGGVLVVGHDFGTGSSREHAVWALRDFGITAVLGPRFGEIFRGNAGKQGLLVGQISESAMEALWAVAKANPGEPVTVDLEARTATAGGVTHDFQIDDYTRWRLLEGLDDIALTLRDEDAITAFEANRPAWMPTTQPVREGTA